The DNA window CTCTGGACTCTGTAACTTCGGATTTAATACCCTGGACTGGAGCGAAATGCCACTTCAAGGAACGCTTGTAAACGTTTTCGCCATCATCGTGGGAGCCATCCTGGGGCGATACCTCGGGCACCTCCTGTCGGAAAAGGTGAGGGGGACAGTCATCTCCGGGCTGGGGTTGGCGGTTCTTCTTATCGGTTTTCAGCTGGCCTTTCAGACAAGGCAGCCCCTTATCCTCATCGGCAGCATAATCCTCGGGGGTATTATCGGGGAAGTGGTTCATATTGAGGCGACCATGGAAAGGGTGGGGCAGCGCCTGCAGAAAAGGTTCTCGGGCGCGGGGAACGTCGCGGAAGCCTTTGTGACGGCCAGCCTCCTTTACTGTGTGGGTGCCATGGCCATCATGGGAGCAATCCAGGAAGGGCTTGGAGGTGGTCCCTCCATCCTGTATGCCAAGTCGGCTTTGGACGGCGTGGCCTCCGTGGCTTTGGCGTCCACACTGGGCATCGGGGTCATCTTTTCCGTGCTTCCTGTTCTGATATATCAAGGGTTGATCACTATGGCGGCCGGGTCCGTCCAGTTTCTGCTGACCGATCCGGTGATCGCGGAGATGAACGCCGTGGGGGGGCTTCTGATCGTAGGCATCGGGTTGGATCTTCTGAAAATAAAGAAGCTTCCGGTAGGGAACCTGTTGCCCGGGATATTCGTGGCTCCGGTACTTGTTTGGATCTTTTTGTGAGGGTGGTGTGAAGGACGAAGGACAAGATAGAGAAGGCGAAGCGCGGTGAGGAAATTGATGGCAATCCAAGTGATGTGGATGTCCAGGGTGAGGGAGCGGGAATCATGAGACCGTCTTTCGAGGCAATGGTTGCCTTTCGCCACCTGAGATCCCGCAGGCGCAATACGCTGGTGTCCACAATTACCGCTGTTTCCATCCTGGGTATCGCCCTGGGCGTGGGGACCTTGATTGTGGTGACGTCCGTAATGTCCGGGTACACCGGATCAATGCTGGACATGATCCTGAGCACAACATCCCACATCCTTATTCAGGGCGACGGTGTCGGAGTTGAGGGGTATGAGGATATCATTGGAAAGGTTATGAAAAACCCACATGCCGTCGCCGCGTCTCCCTATGTTCTCGGACAGGCCCTCCTCAAGACGAAAGGTGGGACCGTCGGAATAGCGGTGAAAGGGGTGGACCCCCAACGCGAGGCCGATGTGACCGGGGTCGTGGGCGAGATGGCGCAGGGACGGTTCGGGGACCTGAAGGGCAAGGCGGTATTTGTGGGAAAGGACCTGGCCGACGAGAAAGGCCTGAAGGTTGGAGATGAGGTAACCCTTATATCCCCGTCCCAGGTTGCTTCGCCGTTTGGAATGATTCCGGTTATGAGCCGTTTTACCATTACCGGTCTGTTTGAAACCGGTATGTACGATTACGACATGGGAATGGTCCTGATTAACCTGAAATCCGCTCAGTCTTTCTTCGATATGGGTGACTCGGTCACAGGTGTCGCGGTGAAGGTTGACGATGTCCGGAAGGCCCGGCAGATTGCTCAAGATCTCCAGGGGGCCCTGGGGTATTCCCTCTGGGTTCGAGACTGGAAAAGCCTGAACCGGAACCTCTTCGCCGCCCTCAGGATCCAGAAGTTTACGCTCTTCATTATCCTTCTTCTCATTGTCCTGGTGGCGGCATTCAATATAGTTGGAACCCTGATCATGGTGGTCATGGAAAAGGGAAGGGAGATAGCCATTCTCATCGCCATGGGCGCCACCCGCCGGTCCATCGGAAGGATATTCCGCATGGAGGGGCTTCTCATCGGGACTGCCGGGACCCTCCTTGGGATTGTTGTCGGTACAGGCCTGTGTTGGGCCCTGGCCCGATACAAATTCGTGGATCTTCCCAGGAGCGTCTATTACTTGAGCACCCTGCCCGTTAAGGTGCGCCTCGTAGAGGTCCTGATCATCGGTGGATGCGCCATGGCCATCAGCTATCTGTCCACGGTTTACCCGGCGTGGAGGGCGTCACGGCTCCACACGGCGGAGATTCTGAGGTACGAGTGAGGATGTAATCTTCCAAGCCTACCCATGTACGAAATCGCCGATCCACCTGGCCCTTTCCATCTCCTCGGTCGACAGCGGCCCCCCTTCCAGGGCTGTTAACCCCTGCTCCATTTCCAAGGCGGTTCTCGGTCCCATCATGCAAAGGTTCACATGGGGATCTGTGAGGACGAAACGGTAGCATTCCGCCGCGGTCATGGGATGTTCCCCGGGCGGCATCTTCTTCGGCTCCAGAAGACGGCCCCACCTTGTGGCGGTGTACGACATGAGGCCCGGCGGGTCCTCAGTCGGGATATGGGAAAAGATATCGGTCTCGGCACCTCGGTGGGCGGCGTTGTAGCGGATCATATATATGTCAATGGGGAAATCCCTCCGTCGGATCAGATCCCCTACCAACGATCGGTTGTGGGAGGAGATGGCCAGGTACCTGACCTTGCCCTCCTCTTTCAATCGCATGGCCGTCTCAAGCATCCGGCCCTGCGGAATACCCATCATCCAGCCCAGGATGAGCAGGTCGGCACAGTCGATCCCCAGGGTACGCAGGCCTTTTTCGTGGAACCGGCGCATGAAAAGGCCCGATTTGTCGTAGCTCTGAAAGGCAATGACCAGTTTGTCACGGTAACTTCCCTTCAGGTTTAAAATGGCGTCCCGCATGCCGGTTTTGCGCCTGGATCCCCAGTAGAGGAAGTTAATCCCATACTCGTGAAAAGCCATCTCGATGGCCGGATCGGGAGCCCCGTAAGAGGCCGCGATTCCAAGACGGCTGACCGAAAGTCCCGTACGGCCGAGTATCGTATGGTCCTTGAAATCCATGTCGTTTCCCCTTAAAATTTCCGTCGTTTCACCATAGTTCATCTGCTACTATGGCACAATTGGAAAACCAAAGGGGAGGATTAATGTGAGCGCTTTTCCCATGGGAATCGAACATGTTGTATTTTTTGCCGTACTTGGAGTCCTGTTGCTGGGGTGGATGACAAGCATCCTGTTGTATATGAAAAATTTAAATACCCTCAAGACGAAGTACCCCAAGCTCTTTGAATCCCTTGGCCGTCCCCGTATTTTCAGCACAAACAAAGCGAGCAACCTCAAAGTGAGGCAATTTTTCAGGGATGGAGCCTATAGAAAGCTGAACGACCCGGATCTGGAGAAGCAGATCAACCTGCAGAAGACATTCAACACGCTATTGTTCGTCTTCATCTCCGTGTGGATTCTTCTCCTGTTTTTTGGCCGTATGTTCCTTTAAATAGAGTTCATCCGGTTAATGCGTACCTTTATTATTTTGCTGTCATTGCGAGCCCGAGTGAAACCGTAGGCGCGGCAATCCCAGGCGGAGCTGCAAAGGTCGTCACGGCGCCCTCCGGCCGCTATGGGNNNTCGCCCTACGGGCTATGGCGGACAGGTCGCATGGGTTACAGCTTCCGCCGTCGCTCTTCGAGCTATGGCGGGACAGGCGCGATGACAAATGCTGGGGTATGGTCCTCATCCAGGTACTCATTTTCAGGATGAACCTTCATTAGAGTTCAATCGTGGAAAAGCAGACGCCAACATAAAAAGGTGGATCGACATGACCGACCACACCATTCAATCCATTAACCAGTCCATAAGGGCATTCACCAGGAGTCGCATCATCCTCACCGGGGTGGAACTGGACCTCTTCACCCTCCTCGATGGTGAGGCGCTTTCCGCCGAAGAGATCACCGCCCGGTTAGAGTCCGACTTTCGGGCTACCACCATCCTGCTCGACGCCCTGGCCGGCCTTGGGTTCCTTGTAAAGGATGCCGGCCTTTACCGCACCGAACCGTCGGCGGCAAGATTTCTGTCCGATAACTCCTCCGATTCCATTCTTCCGTCTGTAAGACACTCGGTGCATTTGTGGCAGACCTGGACACAGCTAACCGATATCGTGCGTGAGGGCGGCCCGGCCAAAAAGCCCGATCGACCTCCGGGCGAATACACCAGGGCGTTCATCGGCGCCATGCACGTGCGGGCCGTAAGAGAAGCCGACGAGATGGTACAGGTTATCGACCCGGGGGCTACCCGGTCGCTTATCGACATCGGCGGCGGTTCGGGGTCGTACACCGTCGCTTTCCTGCGGGCGGTTCCGGAAATAACCGCCACCATCTTCGACCTGCCCGAGGTTATCGAGCTTGCCCGGGAACGTATGAAAGAGGAGGGGCTGCTGGACAGGGTCGATCTCGTTGCCGGGAATTTTTACGAGGACGAATTCCCCGGCGGTCACGACCTGGCGCTTTTGTCCGCCATCATCCACCAGAACAGGCACGATGAGAACGAAAAGCTTTATGAAAAGGTCTACCGGTCTTTAAACCCGGGCGGCCGCGTGGTGATAAGCGATTTCATCCTCGGGCCTGACCGCACCCGGCCCCTGCCCGCGGCGATATTTGCGGTGAATATGTTGGTTAACACCCACGGCGGTAATGCCTACACCTTCGCCGAGATAAAGAAGGGCCTGGAAGCCGCCGGTTTTTCTGAGGTGCGGATCATTGTGAATGATGAGCGTTTCTCTTTAATTGAGGCGTTTAAGGGGTAAAGGATGAATATTGAAAGATTGGACCACTTAGTGTTGACGGTAAAAGATATAGATGAGACCTGCTCGTTCTATGAAGAAATAATGGGCATGAGAGTCATCACGTTTGGAGCAGGCAGGAAGGCGTTGATTTTTGGCAAACAAAAAATAAATCTTCATGAAAAAGGAAATGAATTTGAGCCAAAAGCCGAACAGCCGACTTCCGGTTCAGCAGATTTATGCTTTATCACATCTACATCTCTCAAAGAAGTAATCGGTCACTTACAATCTTGTGGCGTAGAAATAATTGATGGTCCAGTAAAACGGACCGGCGCAATGGGACCAATTGTTTCTGTATATTTTCGTGATCCAGACATGAACCTGATTGAGGTGTCAAACTACGAAAGCGCCTGACAGTTGTTGTCAAAAGATCAGCGTTAGCCGGGGTCTGCGTCCAGACCGCGGCTTCACTCATAAACGATTGTCTCCCTTGGTAAAAGTTTCAGGTACCAGGTCCCAGGTTTGAAAT is part of the Deltaproteobacteria bacterium genome and encodes:
- a CDS encoding DUF554 domain-containing protein gives rise to the protein MPLQGTLVNVFAIIVGAILGRYLGHLLSEKVRGTVISGLGLAVLLIGFQLAFQTRQPLILIGSIILGGIIGEVVHIEATMERVGQRLQKRFSGAGNVAEAFVTASLLYCVGAMAIMGAIQEGLGGGPSILYAKSALDGVASVALASTLGIGVIFSVLPVLIYQGLITMAAGSVQFLLTDPVIAEMNAVGGLLIVGIGLDLLKIKKLPVGNLLPGIFVAPVLVWIFL
- a CDS encoding VOC family protein gives rise to the protein MNIERLDHLVLTVKDIDETCSFYEEIMGMRVITFGAGRKALIFGKQKINLHEKGNEFEPKAEQPTSGSADLCFITSTSLKEVIGHLQSCGVEIIDGPVKRTGAMGPIVSVYFRDPDMNLIEVSNYESA
- a CDS encoding lipoprotein-releasing ABC transporter permease subunit produces the protein MRPSFEAMVAFRHLRSRRRNTLVSTITAVSILGIALGVGTLIVVTSVMSGYTGSMLDMILSTTSHILIQGDGVGVEGYEDIIGKVMKNPHAVAASPYVLGQALLKTKGGTVGIAVKGVDPQREADVTGVVGEMAQGRFGDLKGKAVFVGKDLADEKGLKVGDEVTLISPSQVASPFGMIPVMSRFTITGLFETGMYDYDMGMVLINLKSAQSFFDMGDSVTGVAVKVDDVRKARQIAQDLQGALGYSLWVRDWKSLNRNLFAALRIQKFTLFIILLLIVLVAAFNIVGTLIMVVMEKGREIAILIAMGATRRSIGRIFRMEGLLIGTAGTLLGIVVGTGLCWALARYKFVDLPRSVYYLSTLPVKVRLVEVLIIGGCAMAISYLSTVYPAWRASRLHTAEILRYE
- a CDS encoding methyltransferase domain-containing protein produces the protein MTDHTIQSINQSIRAFTRSRIILTGVELDLFTLLDGEALSAEEITARLESDFRATTILLDALAGLGFLVKDAGLYRTEPSAARFLSDNSSDSILPSVRHSVHLWQTWTQLTDIVREGGPAKKPDRPPGEYTRAFIGAMHVRAVREADEMVQVIDPGATRSLIDIGGGSGSYTVAFLRAVPEITATIFDLPEVIELARERMKEEGLLDRVDLVAGNFYEDEFPGGHDLALLSAIIHQNRHDENEKLYEKVYRSLNPGGRVVISDFILGPDRTRPLPAAIFAVNMLVNTHGGNAYTFAEIKKGLEAAGFSEVRIIVNDERFSLIEAFKG
- a CDS encoding aldo/keto reductase, with amino-acid sequence MDFKDHTILGRTGLSVSRLGIAASYGAPDPAIEMAFHEYGINFLYWGSRRKTGMRDAILNLKGSYRDKLVIAFQSYDKSGLFMRRFHEKGLRTLGIDCADLLILGWMMGIPQGRMLETAMRLKEEGKVRYLAISSHNRSLVGDLIRRRDFPIDIYMIRYNAAHRGAETDIFSHIPTEDPPGLMSYTATRWGRLLEPKKMPPGEHPMTAAECYRFVLTDPHVNLCMMGPRTALEMEQGLTALEGGPLSTEEMERARWIGDFVHG